In the Neodiprion virginianus isolate iyNeoVirg1 chromosome 2, iyNeoVirg1.1, whole genome shotgun sequence genome, ctgctgctgaCCGGCCGATTTCGAGTCGCTGAACAGATGAGGCGGCATGTCGCGTATCTTATGAGTCAGCATGTGCTGCTTCATGTTTCCCTGCAGATAAAAACGTTACAAAATTGTCAGGTTGCTCCAGGAACTGTAAGACATGTACTGAAAATCAGATTACGGTTTTGAGGAATTTTATATTTCGAGATAGATCGATGGATTTGTTCAATCACAGGTTTGGTTCACGTTCGAGCTCATCACAGTTATGTTCGCacgattttatatttaataatttctgtTCCTACTATCCCATGGTTGGGATACATAGGATTGATGTACGACCACGGGATTTCTACGCACCTCGAAGTACAGAGTAGCTTGTGCCATAAGGGGGATTTTATATAAGTTGAACGTGTTATTGCAGAGATTGATCCAATAAGTTACCGTTTTGGCATTTTTAAGTTGATGACGAATCATCTTCGATCTTAGAAACGACCTTAGTTAATTGGACACTAGAGCGGAACAAGTATACATAAGGTATACATAAGGTAACATATAACAAAAGGTACCACAGCTAGAGATCACGTTATATCttacgataaaaaattgcagCATTATTACAGCTGTCTTTCTCATtcaatgaattttcgaattggCAACAACGAATTTCCAATCGAAATGGAACATCAGAATACGAATGAAAGGCTCCAATAGTCATGATTTTCGAATACATTATAATGTTTATTACGCGTTTTAATTGTGTCATTACAACTCACTGCTGCCGTGTatgttttcataaaaaaaagaagtgtgtaagtgaaaatgtttcaactGTTTTTATAATCCTTAGACGTCAGCCCGGTTTCCCAAGTAATAATAGGGTAGtacctgaattttttcgacaACACGGCTATACGACATGCATATATTGAGCAGGTTTTCGGTACGACTCTTTCAAAACCGGGTCTAGAACCCCATTACTTCTCTGTCGCTGCAATAACACGTTgagtttttcaatattcgaaaGGCAAAAGAGTATGCAATATAGTAAGGAGGTATGAGAGATTATTCAGCGGGAGGCCCTTACCAGGAAGACGTGGTCCGAGGTGAGAAGCCCGAGGGCGGGGGGCAGTAGCGGGGGCAGGCGAACGGGAGCATATGTCAGATGCCGCCCCCCTCCGGACCCAGACCGCCCCCGGCTCTTCCGTTCCTCAGGCCGCCGCCGCCTACGTTTGGGCCTCTCGTGGTTGCTGGTGGGTGAccgtggtggtggtggtggtggtggtaatGATGGTGGTTGAAGGTTGTATTGGGGGCTAGTTTGGAGGGTGGTGTTGGTTGTGGTAGTGGTAGTGGTTGTGATCGTAGTTGTGGTTGTAGTGATGTTTGTCAGAAAAGGGTTCCTTTGGTTCGCGCAGGAGCAGACGTCCTGGTCCCACGAACCGTTGTTCTGAAATTGTATCACATTGTCAGCCAACACAACGAGCTGATTTACAATACACATTTATTCTACCGAACTACTTCAAAAGTACAGCTTCTATCGGTAAACATGGTACAGCCAAAGTGCGAGATCGTTTTcaaacgaatgaaataatcTTCACTGGTATCCTCACCCTTTGGCTACGTACCATGAACTCGACTGGGTTGACAATGGGGTTCAGGAGAGGGCATTAGGGGTGAGTTGACGGGGTTAATTCTAAGTTTATCGGCACCATAGTGCGATGACCCCGCGTCCTCACCTTAGTTGAGAATCCCCGATCGCAGACTGTGCATTTGAAGGGTCGTTCCTTGGTGTGGCTTCGATAGTGTATTTCCAGGGCTGAGTTACACGCGAAAGTCTTGTAGCAGATATTGCAGGTCGTATTACCACGGACTGGAACAAATCAGGCGAAAGCTAAGTCACACAGTGAGCACGATTCCTCCTCCCTACTCGGCAGCCCTTCACCTTACGttactctttttctttttctaacatcgcgattcgattcgatttaaTAAATGTTCGACTCGCCTTGCCCTCAttcgatatatatttttcatcagctTTACGTTGAATCGCGGGATTACAGAGGCCCAAGCTACTAGACTccaccaaatttcaattgttcaaatttcaaaaattgattcgaaTCGACTTGACTATCGAACAACTCGTTATGATAATTTCTTAAATCAAAGCTTTATCAACAATATGCACACGTACGATTTCTACCATGGAAATAATAATGGAaaaagtaagagaaaaaaaaaatgaatatattacTGATATACCCTACGACTACGATGCATTTAAGAGTAATCTAAGGGATCGGGATCAAGCGTGGAGGCAGGTTTTGTACTGTACAAAGCTGTTTATTCAGAGCTGTACATGTAGTAATGATATacttgaaaaagaaagaatcaTCGTTGACTCGTTGTATCTAACAAACTTTCTCGCATAGAagttatgaaaatataatcatagtaattataataatcacaattataatataatttgtaatgataataataataatcatagtAATCGTAACCATACTCGTAATGGcattagtaataataataataagaataatgataatcgataatgacgataatgataataatacaaaaCAAACCTATATACTTATCAGATATATGATACAAAAACAGGCATGTCTATAATcctataatatgtaatatcaAGACGTATATTACAACGATGataatagtagtaataataatgacaatgacaatgatcgtaatagtaataataatcgcAAGTTCAAGATAAAATTCGGCAGTGTGGAAAAATGGTATTGCAGAATGCGGCAGTTTTCTGGCGGTGATTGAATCTGAGGTGGTGGGTGAATGCGGGAAGATTGGAAATCAGGATATCCAAGAGATAATCGTGCAAATTAAACTATGCGCGGGgtgtaacgtataatataccaTGACGTACATATAATAATGCAAGTAGTCAAAAGATAGATAGAGGGTGATATAGCTCTACAGACAAACAGATAGGACAGAAAGAGGCAGATGAGACAaaaaagacagagagagagagagagagagagagacagtgATGTAGTAGTACATGTACAAAATTATAGAGTTACAAGTTAGAGATAGAGGGGAGTGCTGGGCCCGGCTACACCACGTTAGGATAACATTGgagggtgttttttttttgtcaaggatgtttagatttttttttgttttttttttctctgaggTTGGATTCATACCCGGTCGCCCTGGGGCGTCGAGGGTGCAGGACGATTCCAGTTGGCAATTGCTGGCTCGTTGACGACTTTCAGGGTGGTGGAATTGAGTGCCGATTCGGCGGTCGGGGGTCGAAGGATAAGTACGGATGGGGTTGCAGCTATGTTTTGGGATGCGGAGGGTGTAGCGGGAACCCTGGCTCGCCCTGCTGCTAGCAGCGCCTACCTGCTGGCCCCCCGACAGCTAGGCCGAGCGGGTTGTAGGTGGAGGTGGCAGCGAGGACTGCGGACGACGTTAGCGAGGCCAGCGGCCCGCTTGCACCGTTCCCCGGGTTGCTCGAGCTCATCGTCGCGATGCTGTTCACACCCCCGACGCTGCCCATCGAGCTGGTTGACGGGGGTGAGGAGACGGCCTGGAGCAGGCCGGCGAACATCCCGAAGGGGTGCGGCGCTGGGGTTTGATGCGAGCTGACCTGAGCGGGGGGCGGAGGCGTCGCGTCTGGTGTCGACGTCGAGGTGTCTGCGGGGGTCGAGGAGGCCCTGGGGGTCAAGTCCAGGGGCGCGCCGCCTCCACCCCCGCCAACGCTACCCCCGCACGGAGGACTGCTCGTCTTCTCGCTCCCGTTGAACGGGTGCTGAGGAGGTGAGGCTATTCTCGCGTTGCCGGGCATACTGTTCGCGCAGGTTGTCGTTATGGTGCGCACCTGATTCTCAAGCGCGGCGAGCGACGTCGAGAAGAGAGGAACCGAGGCCTGCTTCTGTCGGTCAATCTCCTCTTGGATATCGTCCGCCTCGTCCCCGTCGGCGCTTTGCCTTTCCCGCGCCTCCTCGCAACGGTCGTCGTCCTCTCTgccctcgtcctcgtcctcttGATCGTCCATCTCATCGCCCTGTTCGTCCAGATATCTAtcttgctgctgttgctgctgcagctGATGGTGCTGGTGGAGGTGGTGATGGTGGAGGTGGTGCCGAGCATCCTTACCTTCCACGTGGTTCTCGTGCCGGTCCGCGAGGTGGTGCTGCCTCGAGGGCGGAAACCCCAGAGCGAAGCCGGCCCCCGCTGTGGAATGAAGTGAGGGAAAACCCTGGGGGAGGAAGGAGGCGAGGGGATGGTGAGGGTAGGCGGATGGAAACTCGTTAACCTCCGCGGCCTGGATCTGCTCGGGACTAAGGTCGGTTGGTTCGCCGGTGTGAAGTCGGATATGTTGTTGAAGGACGAGGGCGTTGGTGAACTTTTTATGACATACGGGACACTGGTGGAGCACCCTGAGCGGTGGTTTAGCCCTGTGCACACCCATGTGAGTTTTGAGATTTCCCTTTGTCGTGAAGGCGCGGCCGCATATCTTACATTTGAACGGTCTCTCCCCCGTGTGAGTCCTGTAGTGCATCTGGAGCGCGCTTTTACAGGATAACACCCGGTGGCAAATGACGCACTGGTTAGGGTCGGTCAGCTTGTGCTCGATGTTGTCGACCAGCTGCTGAAGCTTCGAGGTTTCCGAGGTCTTCGTGATCTCGATCAGGCTTTCCCAGGAATTGTCGTTGCTGCCCGGCCGCGGTAGGAGGTTTGAGTAGATGGCCGGGTCCCTCGCAGGATCGACCATCATCTCTCCCGAGGGACCGGTAGGGGTTGCGGGTCCGACCGAGAACTGGTGATGgggttgctgctgctgctgttgctgttgctgttgctgatgGGAAGGTGGTCCGGGAAAAAGCATACCGGCAAAGGAGAACTGCAAACTTCCACTGCTGGCGCTACTGCTAGCCGGCGAAGCCCCCGGATATCCAACCGTCTGCTGAGGTAGTCGTCCGGTTGCCCCTCTGCTCGACAGGTTCTCGGGTTGTTCCTCCATCTCCTCGTCCCCCTCCATATCACCGTCGCCCTCGAGGCGACCGCTCATCTTACTGTCCATGCTGCAATCCTCGAACGGTTGAGCCTGCGACGTTGGATTCGCCGTCGACTGCGGCGATGCGCAAAGGTATCGCCTCGTCTCCTCGTAATCGTCAATTTCCTCCTCGGCAGTCTCCTCAGCCTCTTCGGGCTCCCGCTTCGGCGTTACACGTTCCCCGCTTCCATCCTCCTGACTCGCGGGTCGGACAGGTCGGTAAGGTTCCGTAGGGGACTCCTGCGTCGTCGGCGACCTTGCTGTCTCCAATTTCAACTCGTGACCCGGCTGCGGCTGGTGCTTCTGCAGCGACGACGACGGATGGAGCGGTTGGTCGTGAAAGGAATGATGCGAGTTCGAATGAGTGACGGGCGAACGGGGGGACGGGGTTGAAATCGTCGCACCGCCGATTGGCTTGCTCAGGTTCTCCGGTACGTCCTGCTCGTCCCTGCAGTGGTTGACGGGCACCGGGGTTCGGTAGAGGGGTGGCATACCAGGTAGAGTTAGGGTGAGAGGTAGGGGCGGTTGTGGCGGGAGAAATCCGTGCGCCGCTGCCGGATGAAAGGGGGGATGATGGGGGGCCGGAGGTGGCGGTGAGGTGAGTTGCCTCTGACCGGGGGCAGCCAACTGCTGGAGTAGGGGGGGATGATACTTGTCGAGGTGCTCGGGTATGGGGTTCGGGTTCATTTTAACGTGGGGAAACTTGGCCGTGTGCCTCTGGAAGTGAACCTTGAGGTTTCCCTTGGTGGTGAATCGGCTTCCGCAGACGTTGCATTTAAAGGGTCGCTCACCTGTGTGTGATCGGATGTGTATCTGGAGTGCGGAGTCGCTGCCAAAGACCTTGCCGCAGTACCGACAGCGGTGCTTGAAGAATGGCTCCCCGCGGCCTCCCCCTGACTTAGAATCGTACGGCGAAAGGCGCGAGCCCTTGCCGCTCCTGAACGCTAGTTCGTCGGCAAGGTTGTTGGCCAGTAGGCCCTGGCTCGCGTTGTCGAGCACCTCCTGCGCTCGTTTCTGGAGCATTTCGAGGGTGTTCGGCTCGTGGAGCGGCGGGGGGTCGGTGTTCGTGATGATTGTGGAAGCCAGCGAGGAGCTAATGGAGCATAGAGACGGCATTTGATGAGACAATGACATATGATTGTTGCTACTATTGGTCTGCTGATTGGCGCTCGTCGTCGTCGGTGCGACGCCGACCCCCCCGATCGTCGGGGGCACCGCGACTCCCGTCGACGCCGGAAGAGGCAGACCGAGAGGCGAGGCGCTCGACGGCGGTACCGCGTGTTCCTGTGACAGGCTGACCGGCGTCGAAGGGCACGGCGACGTGGTGTGCTGATGATGACTTGGGGGTCGGGAGGGGGGTGGTGACGTCAGGGCGGAAAGGGGCTTCGGGTGAATGCTGGGCGACGGGGAGCCTTCGTCCTTGAGTCCCTCGTTACCGAGGGGGACGTCACCGGGGGCGTGAGAGCTCGCCGACGTCGGTTGGTTGTGGGTTATGGAgagctgctgctgcagctg is a window encoding:
- the LOC124297678 gene encoding homeotic protein spalt-major-like, whose amino-acid sequence is MSARRKQARPSRAQLEEELLVRGPLLRTASASLQKSNPDDIREGNDSGSEGEEIGGGRVVGGGGSGGGVGDEAVDLTSTRSHHGDDDDRDDQGGSEELPMEEDYDDGVEDTAEGQEDDEEEEEGTRKQIRHRQDAENNNSFVEGAAPPTTGIFPPAGASHVTLEALQNTKVAVAQFAATALAGGADSEAALQDLALLQSTLYTLQHQQVFQLQLISQLQQQLSITHNQPTSASSHAPGDVPLGNEGLKDEGSPSPSIHPKPLSALTSPPPSRPPSHHQHTTSPCPSTPVSLSQEHAVPPSSASPLGLPLPASTGVAVPPTIGGVGVAPTTTSANQQTNSSNNHMSLSHQMPSLCSISSSLASTIITNTDPPPLHEPNTLEMLQKRAQEVLDNASQGLLANNLADELAFRSGKGSRLSPYDSKSGGGRGEPFFKHRCRYCGKVFGSDSALQIHIRSHTGERPFKCNVCGSRFTTKGNLKVHFQRHTAKFPHVKMNPNPIPEHLDKYHPPLLQQLAAPGQRQLTSPPPPAPHHPPFHPAAAHGFLPPQPPLPLTLTLPGMPPLYRTPVPVNHCRDEQDVPENLSKPIGGATISTPSPRSPVTHSNSHHSFHDQPLHPSSSLQKHQPQPGHELKLETARSPTTQESPTEPYRPVRPASQEDGSGERVTPKREPEEAEETAEEEIDDYEETRRYLCASPQSTANPTSQAQPFEDCSMDSKMSGRLEGDGDMEGDEEMEEQPENLSSRGATGRLPQQTVGYPGASPASSSASSGSLQFSFAGMLFPGPPSHQQQQQQQQQQQPHHQFSVGPATPTGPSGEMMVDPARDPAIYSNLLPRPGSNDNSWESLIEITKTSETSKLQQLVDNIEHKLTDPNQCVICHRVLSCKSALQMHYRTHTGERPFKCKICGRAFTTKGNLKTHMGVHRAKPPLRVLHQCPVCHKKFTNALVLQQHIRLHTGEPTDLSPEQIQAAEVNEFPSAYPHHPLASFLPQGFPSLHSTAGAGFALGFPPSRQHHLADRHENHVEGKDARHHLHHHHLHQHHQLQQQQQQDRYLDEQGDEMDDQEDEDEGREDDDRCEEARERQSADGDEADDIQEEIDRQKQASVPLFSTSLAALENQVRTITTTCANSMPGNARIASPPQHPFNGSEKTSSPPCGGSVGGGGGGAPLDLTPRASSTPADTSTSTPDATPPPPAQVSSHQTPAPHPFGMFAGLLQAVSSPPSTSSMGSVGGVNSIATMSSSNPGNGASGPLASLTSSAVLAATSTYNPLGLAVGGPAVRGNTTCNICYKTFACNSALEIHYRSHTKERPFKCTVCDRGFSTKGNMKQHMLTHKIRDMPPHLFSDSKSAGQQQHQQQQQIVQEQETSRSPMCSDDSSLPPPPPPPPPPPPPMPPLAMESAVPVKRSPPEGDLPAPKRPPSMSSKHLCQVCNKNFSSSSALQIHMRTHTGDKPFRCTVCQKAFTTKGNLKVHMGTHMWTNGASRRGRRMSLDLPPLPITPKDSEFLQRRPDLFYPYLPAPFLNGVQQKLNEISVIQNSNGLPPHHGGASKYAGLFGSVYGAGFPLEKQPMAPTNGPLGEGKSSLPTGSMLFRTPSPSHSPGTPSSNTGNQNSASVPAWGSSVVGGGGGGGGGGSETLQRHFEREAPSRSDDDSTPSAPRLPPPPPPRGEGLAA